GCTACCCATGTGTTAAAACGGGCGCTAGCAAACAACATTGCTGCGCTTACTTGACCACGCAGTTCGGCTGGATCTGGTTTTTCACCTTTTGGCGGGCGACAAAAATCATTGGCTTGTTTAATGAATTCATCCGCACGCTCAAAGAAAACCGCATTTAACGCTTCTTCTTCAGTAATATCTGTTGCATTAATCTTTTGAGACATGACTTATTCCCGCAAAAATAGAGCTGCTTATTATAGGCAAACCCTTGCGGAAACAAAACCTTTGACTTAGTCTGTAAATAGCCTAAGTAAAGGGGGAATCTAATATGCAAGATGCAATTGCTATTCAAAGTTTAAAAACAGATATTGCTTTATTACGCCAGCATGTTTTCCCACCTCAATATTTAGAGCATGTTGAAGGGTTGCCGATTTATTATGGCTTGCAAGAAGAAGTCGAAAATTATTATCACCAATGGCAAGGTCTAATTGAAAGGGCACAAGAGCTTTTTCAGCCATTTATGGAAGATGAATTACCAGATGCCATTCATTTGCCAAGTCATTTAAATTTACCGCTATTCTTTTTTCATGTAGACCGAATTCGGATTAATAAAACACGCGCAAAAGAATCTAAAACTTTTCGTGGTGTGGCAAGCTTAATTGAAAAATGCGGGCAGTTCGAAACTGATCAGATTTTTACGATGCAAGAATGGTTGCAGAGCGACGATACCGCGGCTTTAGTTGCTCACCGTGAGTTCATTGATTTACGGACTTATGTGTTTCAGCACGGGCAAAGTGAATATACCCGTTCACGGTTTTATACAAATGGTATTGTGTTAGGGGTTGAACCGCATTTTAAATTGGTCGATGCCCGTGATAAGCCAAGAAAGCAACGTAGTGATAGCTATAACGACCCGTTAGCAGATAATGGCGTGTGGAAAGTATTTGGTAAATACAGATAAAAAGTCGCTGCTTTTTTACAGCGACTATAGATCAATTACCAGAAAGTTTCAGTCTGACTAAAAGTCTGTAAAGCTTTTGCTGAGCGCTTTTGTAGGTGAGGTTGTTTGGCTTTTACCCAGCCTAATGCAAACCAGAAAGACGAGTCATTTTCGACAGCTTTATTGAAAATACCTTCTGCAATAAATAAGTCGTTATATTGACCTAAGGTATTTTGTACAGGTTGTAGCTGTTTTAAATATTGCTGTACTTTTTTGTCAGGATAAAGACTTGAAATAAACTCAACACAATAACGTAACTGCTTAGCTGTCTTTCGTATTTTGTGCTGTTCAGCAACTTCAAGCTCAGTGAAGTGTTCAGCATTGTTAATCAGTTTATGATGTAGCTTATCTAAACTCTTTTTAATATGTTTTTTTAACCCACCTGTTTTGTTCTTTGAATTTTCTTCTGAATACGCAAATGCTAATAAATCGAGTAATAGCTTAATCGTGTCCGCAGATGTAAAAATTGTTGAGAGTTCTTTTGAGGGCTGACCTGAAACGGGGAGTAAAAGCTCAGGTGAACCATGTTGTTGAATGATAGGTAATACCTCGGTCCGAATAGCATCTTCATCACGAGTGTCTCCAAGCTTACGGAAAAGCTCGGCAATTTGTTCTTCCCAAACAGGATTTAGCTCGCCTGACCAGCTAGAGAAATGTTTTAGTGCACTGCGTAAACGACGTAAACTTACACGTGCCTGATGAATATGCTCAGGTTCGGCAACGCTATCGGCAATTGCAGCCATATTTGGTAAGAACTGGCTTAAACAGTTTTCGATAATCTTTTTTAGAGCCTGTTCAGCAGTAATATCTTTATTTAATGTCAGAGTTTTGGCATGTACAGCGGGTGAGGCTGCTTGCCCCAATGCCAATAAATTACCACGCTCGGCTTTACTTCTTACATCAAGCCAAAGGGCATAACGATTAATCCATTGCTGTGCAAATTGAATAAGCGTTTTCACAGCCCCTTGCTTGAGTTCAAATTCGACTTCACAAATTACACTTTGTGCATCTGCTGTTTTTACAACGCCATCATCTAAGCAAACTTCAATAGCCGTATTATCTGCTTCAAATACATGATAGGTACGCTGTACGTCAGTCTCAAACTGCAAACTTAATTTTTCAGCGTGTGCTCCTAAAGCTGTATTAATTAAATCAGTTACGACTTTATTATCCTGATATAACTCAAGGTTTAAGTCAGGTTCTTGGTCACACGTACCTAAATGAATTTCTTCTTCAACACGGTGTAGGTGGCTTTGACCTGCAGCCTTAAAGGTTTGTACCCATTGGTCATCTTCTTTACGTAAACGTAAGGCCATACCATTTTTTGCGAGTAATCGATCGGGGGTATCGTAATACTTTGCTTGTAGGTGAATATTCTTTGCTTTATGCTTTTTTAAGTATTGCTGGACAGTTTTTTTCTTCGATTCAGGTAACTGAAACTTTAGTTCGACTTCGACCATAATATATCTCCCTGAATCAGGTATTTAAACTATCTTGAATAAGTATAATAGCTTAGTACTAAAAATAATGGTTTTGATAGAGAAAGTTACAATCAAACATATGACGCTAGGCTTTTATTTAGGTGTACAATCAGG
This region of Acinetobacter sp. XS-4 genomic DNA includes:
- a CDS encoding DUF3144 domain-containing protein, translated to MSQKINATDITEEEALNAVFFERADEFIKQANDFCRPPKGEKPDPAELRGQVSAAMLFASARFNTWVAANNFKDGNEMRAAKDQVMSYLVQQFQMMLEDNFDEYCEQFENYLRFRKNEDFHTHKHDH
- a CDS encoding CYTH and CHAD domain-containing protein, which translates into the protein MVEVELKFQLPESKKKTVQQYLKKHKAKNIHLQAKYYDTPDRLLAKNGMALRLRKEDDQWVQTFKAAGQSHLHRVEEEIHLGTCDQEPDLNLELYQDNKVVTDLINTALGAHAEKLSLQFETDVQRTYHVFEADNTAIEVCLDDGVVKTADAQSVICEVEFELKQGAVKTLIQFAQQWINRYALWLDVRSKAERGNLLALGQAASPAVHAKTLTLNKDITAEQALKKIIENCLSQFLPNMAAIADSVAEPEHIHQARVSLRRLRSALKHFSSWSGELNPVWEEQIAELFRKLGDTRDEDAIRTEVLPIIQQHGSPELLLPVSGQPSKELSTIFTSADTIKLLLDLLAFAYSEENSKNKTGGLKKHIKKSLDKLHHKLINNAEHFTELEVAEQHKIRKTAKQLRYCVEFISSLYPDKKVQQYLKQLQPVQNTLGQYNDLFIAEGIFNKAVENDSSFWFALGWVKAKQPHLQKRSAKALQTFSQTETFW